One genomic region from bacterium encodes:
- the hutI gene encoding imidazolonepropionase: MASLLIVNIGETVSATAAPARGAAMRALECHRNAAIHIQGGIIRAIGPRTAVERQITDDPVLLDAEGGAVLPGFVDSHTHLLFAGRREDEFDLKLAGASYQEITAAGGGIISTVAATRRATSAELVEIGLGYLAAALRQGTTTLEIKSGYGLDLEHEIKLLEVIAELGRRQPVEVVPTFMGAHAVPPGVSLQEQTERLLAMLPRLRGMAEFCDAFCEVGYFGIEETRAIFTAARKAGMGLRLHAAQFTNAGAVQLALEMSARSVDHLEQIGPEEISLLAEAECCATLLPGVSFFMHYGYPPARALIDQGAVVAIATNFNPGTCMCLNLQLIFAIACTQMRMTTAEALTALTANAAWSLARPQIGRLLPGMQADLLLLDAPNYRIIPYFFGENHVRMVVKKGEVVIG; encoded by the coding sequence ATGGCTTCGCTGCTGATCGTGAATATCGGGGAGACTGTTTCTGCAACGGCCGCGCCGGCGCGCGGCGCAGCGATGCGTGCGCTGGAATGCCATCGGAATGCAGCGATCCATATCCAGGGGGGGATCATCCGGGCCATCGGACCACGCACGGCGGTCGAACGTCAAATAACGGATGATCCGGTTCTGCTCGATGCCGAAGGTGGGGCAGTCCTTCCCGGATTCGTCGACAGCCATACCCATCTTCTCTTCGCCGGACGGCGTGAGGACGAATTCGACCTGAAGCTTGCCGGGGCGAGTTATCAGGAGATCACCGCGGCGGGCGGCGGGATCATCAGCACAGTAGCGGCGACGCGCCGAGCGACCAGCGCAGAACTTGTGGAAATTGGCCTCGGCTATTTGGCCGCTGCATTGCGGCAGGGCACTACCACCTTGGAGATTAAAAGCGGTTATGGCCTCGATCTCGAGCATGAGATCAAACTGCTGGAGGTCATCGCCGAACTCGGCCGGCGCCAGCCAGTCGAGGTGGTGCCGACTTTTATGGGGGCCCATGCGGTTCCCCCGGGCGTCTCGTTGCAGGAGCAGACGGAGCGCCTTCTCGCCATGCTGCCACGGCTGAGAGGGATGGCGGAGTTCTGTGACGCCTTTTGCGAGGTGGGCTATTTTGGAATCGAAGAGACGCGGGCTATTTTCACGGCCGCACGTAAAGCGGGCATGGGGCTCAGGCTGCACGCTGCGCAGTTCACCAACGCCGGCGCGGTGCAGCTGGCCCTTGAGATGAGCGCGCGTTCGGTCGATCATCTGGAGCAGATCGGCCCTGAGGAGATCAGCCTGCTGGCGGAGGCGGAATGCTGCGCCACCCTGCTGCCCGGGGTCTCTTTTTTCATGCACTATGGTTATCCGCCCGCACGGGCGTTGATTGACCAGGGCGCTGTTGTCGCCATCGCCACCAACTTCAATCCCGGCACCTGCATGTGCCTCAATCTACAACTTATCTTCGCAATCGCCTGCACTCAGATGCGGATGACCACTGCGGAGGCCCTTACCGCACTCACAGCCAATGCCGCCTGGTCGCTCGCCAGGCCGCAGATAGGGCGGTTGCTCCCCGGCATGCAAGCCGATTTACTCCTGCTCGATGCTCCCAACTACCGCATCATTCCCTATTTTTTTGGCGAGAATCATGTCAGAATGGTGGTGAAAAAGGGTGAGGTGGTCATTGGTTGA
- a CDS encoding PP2C family protein-serine/threonine phosphatase, whose translation MTDPKVFYRELDALLAKIRLVAAGEQLLPSILQELAENFHQRLHIANARYYLLLDDTFVLQYPQDGARVFSYAEELEVESEVVQLASRNRSYIYDSDFLNSQFFSAPKPDYPFHAAIWVHSPERQWLVIFELESGWEREEINLFLNSVRTSLNYRFFSDAIGVRLEQAVEIQKSLLPQKSPKISGYDISGFSQPAELVGGDLFDYFELKDGTLGVSIGDVSGHGLPAALLMRDVVIGLRMGLSMELRTVHTVKTLNRVILRSTYAANYVSLFVTEMEGDGHLFFVNAGHPGPLLVHGQSVKRLAATGTTLGFLPEIDLHRDYAHLKPGGVLVLYSDGITERQNSEGEMFGLERLTEWIIANQHLDANTLLHRTFAHVYEFGHSAAWDDDVTLVVIKRR comes from the coding sequence ATGACCGATCCTAAGGTATTTTACCGCGAGCTGGATGCCCTGCTCGCCAAGATCCGCTTGGTGGCCGCTGGAGAGCAACTCCTTCCTTCGATTCTGCAGGAACTGGCGGAGAACTTTCATCAACGGCTGCATATTGCCAATGCCCGCTATTATCTGCTGCTGGATGACACCTTTGTCCTGCAATATCCTCAGGATGGGGCGAGGGTGTTCAGTTATGCCGAGGAACTTGAGGTTGAATCCGAGGTCGTGCAACTCGCTTCGCGCAATCGCAGCTATATCTATGATTCCGATTTCCTCAACAGCCAGTTTTTCAGTGCACCCAAGCCGGACTATCCCTTTCATGCCGCTATCTGGGTGCACAGTCCGGAGCGGCAGTGGCTGGTGATCTTTGAACTGGAATCGGGATGGGAGCGGGAGGAGATCAACTTGTTCCTCAACAGCGTGCGCACCAGTCTCAATTACCGCTTTTTCTCAGATGCCATCGGGGTGCGGCTGGAGCAGGCGGTCGAGATCCAGAAAAGCCTGCTGCCACAAAAGTCCCCGAAGATCAGCGGTTATGACATTTCCGGATTCAGTCAGCCCGCGGAACTGGTTGGCGGCGACCTTTTCGATTATTTTGAACTGAAGGATGGAACCCTGGGGGTTTCCATCGGTGACGTCAGCGGTCATGGACTGCCTGCCGCGCTGCTCATGCGCGATGTGGTGATCGGTCTGCGCATGGGACTGTCGATGGAACTGCGCACGGTGCATACGGTAAAAACCCTCAACCGGGTGATCCTGCGTAGCACCTATGCCGCCAATTATGTCTCGCTTTTCGTGACCGAGATGGAGGGGGACGGGCATCTTTTTTTCGTCAACGCCGGACATCCCGGCCCCTTGCTGGTGCATGGTCAATCAGTGAAGCGATTGGCGGCCACCGGCACCACGCTGGGATTCCTACCGGAGATCGATCTGCATCGTGATTATGCCCACCTCAAACCCGGCGGCGTGCTGGTGCTGTACAGCGATGGCATCACCGAACGGCAAAATTCGGAAGGCGAGATGTTCGGCCTGGAACGGCTGACCGAGTGGATCATCGCAAATCAGCATCTCGATGCCAATACCCTCCTCCATAGGACCTTTGCGCACGTCTATGAGTTTGGTCATTCGGCCGCCTGGGACGATGACGTCACCCTGGTGGTCATCAAGAGGCGCTGA
- the hutU gene encoding urocanate hydratase: MQSEMETEIRAPRGRTLSCKGWIQEAALRMLMNNLDPDVAEQPQDLIVYGGTGKAARNWDCYHALVRALRSLEHDETLLVQSGKPVAVFRTHENAPRVLISNGMIVPRWATWDEFRRLEGLGLTMYGQMTAGSWIYIGSQGILQGTYETFASCAERYFGGTLAGRLLVTAGLGGMGGAQPLAATMNGAACLCVEVDRHRLERRLQTRYLDVFCETLDEALDRVLEARRRQEPLSVGLLGNAAEVLPELVVRGLVPDVLTDQTSAHDVLNGYVPHGLPFAEALALRSTDPGRYQAMARASIVRQVEAMLALQKAGAVTFDYGNNIRGEAFANGLHKAFDIPGFVPEFIRPLFCLGKGPFRWAALSGAPEDIYATDAALLKAFPENTALQRWITRAQKQVQFQGLPSRICWLGYGERARMGKIFNDLVASGEVQAPLVIGRDHLDAGSVASPNRETERMRDGSDAIADWPILNALINAVGGASWISVHHGGGVGIGNSLHAGMVIVADGTREAAVRLERVLTTDPGLGVVRHADAGYELAIEAARSMHIKMPMLD; the protein is encoded by the coding sequence ATGCAAAGCGAAATGGAAACTGAAATCCGCGCGCCCCGGGGCCGGACACTAAGCTGCAAGGGCTGGATCCAGGAAGCCGCCTTGCGTATGCTGATGAACAACCTTGATCCGGATGTGGCCGAACAGCCTCAGGATTTGATCGTCTACGGCGGCACCGGCAAGGCCGCGCGCAATTGGGACTGCTACCATGCCCTGGTCCGCGCGCTGCGGAGCCTGGAGCATGATGAAACCCTGCTGGTGCAGTCGGGCAAGCCGGTGGCTGTCTTCCGGACGCACGAGAATGCGCCCCGGGTGCTGATTTCTAATGGGATGATCGTGCCGCGCTGGGCTACCTGGGATGAATTCCGCCGCCTTGAGGGTCTGGGCTTGACTATGTATGGCCAGATGACGGCGGGGAGCTGGATTTATATCGGCTCGCAGGGGATCCTTCAGGGAACTTACGAAACCTTTGCCAGCTGTGCGGAGCGCTATTTTGGCGGAACGCTGGCAGGCCGGCTGCTGGTGACCGCCGGTCTGGGGGGGATGGGCGGCGCTCAGCCGCTGGCGGCGACTATGAATGGCGCCGCTTGCTTGTGCGTCGAGGTGGACCGGCATCGTCTTGAGCGGCGTCTCCAGACCCGCTATCTGGATGTCTTCTGTGAGACCCTTGATGAAGCCTTGGATCGGGTCCTGGAAGCGCGCCGCCGTCAGGAACCGCTTTCGGTGGGTCTGCTGGGCAATGCCGCGGAGGTCCTGCCCGAGCTGGTGGTGCGCGGCCTGGTTCCGGATGTGCTCACCGATCAGACCTCCGCCCACGATGTCCTGAACGGCTATGTCCCGCATGGTCTTCCCTTCGCGGAGGCACTGGCGCTGCGGAGTACCGATCCTGGCCGCTATCAGGCCATGGCGAGGGCTTCCATTGTCCGACAGGTCGAGGCGATGCTGGCGCTGCAAAAGGCTGGTGCGGTGACCTTCGATTATGGCAATAATATCCGCGGCGAAGCCTTTGCCAATGGCCTGCACAAGGCCTTCGACATCCCCGGTTTCGTTCCGGAGTTCATCCGGCCGCTTTTTTGCCTGGGAAAGGGGCCCTTCCGGTGGGCGGCGCTGAGCGGCGCGCCAGAGGATATCTATGCCACGGACGCCGCGCTGCTCAAGGCTTTCCCTGAAAACACCGCATTGCAGCGCTGGATCACCCGGGCGCAAAAGCAGGTGCAGTTTCAGGGATTGCCTTCCCGTATCTGCTGGCTGGGTTACGGCGAGCGCGCCCGGATGGGGAAGATATTCAATGATCTGGTCGCTTCCGGCGAGGTCCAGGCGCCTCTCGTCATCGGTCGCGATCATCTGGACGCCGGGTCGGTGGCATCGCCCAACCGCGAGACCGAACGGATGCGCGACGGCAGTGACGCCATCGCCGACTGGCCGATCCTGAACGCGCTTATCAATGCGGTCGGCGGCGCAAGCTGGATCTCCGTCCACCATGGTGGCGGCGTGGGCATCGGCAATTCGCTGCATGCAGGGATGGTTATTGTCGCCGACGGCACGCGCGAAGCCGCTGTTCGGCTGGAACGCGTACTCACCACCGATCCCGGCCTGGGAGTGGTCCGCCACGCCGATGCCGGATATGAGCTCGCGATCGAGGCGGCGCGATCAATGCATATTAAAATGCCAATGCTGGATTAA
- a CDS encoding O-acetylhomoserine aminocarboxypropyltransferase/cysteine synthase — protein MKQVTLHFETLALHAGQQADPLTGAQAVPLHRTSAYLFRNSAHAADLFALKEMGNIYTRLGNPTQEVLEQRMAALEGGAAALAIASGTSAIFYAIINICQAGDEIVAARNLYGGTYTMFDTLLPQFGIRCHFVDPGDPVQFAAAITDRTRALYAETIGNPALEVIDLQEIAAVAHRHHLPFIVDSTFTTPWLLRPLDHGADIVCHSLTKWLGGHGTGIGGIVIDKGTFDWSDPRFTLFNQPDPGYHGLRYAHDLGELNPLAFIMRLRLVPLRNLGACISPDNAWIFLQGIETLPLRMQRHSENALAVAEYLQQHPAVAWVRYPGLPDHPTHATARKYLRRGFGGMVVFGIRGGLKAGAAFIDHLGLFSHVANVGDAKSLAIHPASTTHSQLTTAQQVAGGITPDLIRLSIGLEHLEDLKADLDQALDAAVQRS, from the coding sequence ATGAAACAGGTTACCCTCCATTTCGAAACATTAGCCCTTCACGCCGGACAACAGGCGGACCCGCTTACCGGCGCGCAGGCCGTGCCGCTCCATCGCACCAGTGCCTACCTTTTCCGTAATTCGGCCCACGCCGCGGATCTTTTCGCACTCAAGGAGATGGGCAACATCTATACGCGCCTCGGCAATCCCACCCAGGAAGTCCTCGAGCAGCGGATGGCCGCCCTCGAGGGCGGCGCTGCCGCTCTTGCTATCGCCTCCGGCACCTCGGCCATCTTTTATGCCATCATCAATATCTGCCAGGCCGGGGATGAGATCGTCGCGGCCAGAAATCTCTATGGTGGTACCTACACCATGTTCGACACCCTCCTGCCGCAATTCGGCATCCGTTGCCACTTTGTCGATCCGGGGGATCCAGTTCAATTTGCAGCAGCGATCACGGACCGGACGCGGGCCCTCTATGCCGAGACCATCGGCAATCCCGCTCTGGAGGTCATCGACCTGCAAGAGATCGCCGCGGTCGCTCACCGCCACCACCTGCCCTTTATTGTCGACTCGACCTTTACGACCCCCTGGCTGCTGCGCCCGCTCGATCATGGCGCGGATATCGTCTGTCACTCCCTGACCAAATGGCTCGGCGGCCATGGTACCGGCATCGGCGGCATCGTCATCGATAAAGGAACCTTCGACTGGAGCGATCCCCGTTTCACGCTCTTCAACCAGCCGGATCCCGGGTATCATGGTTTGCGCTACGCCCATGATCTGGGCGAGCTCAATCCCCTCGCCTTCATCATGCGGCTGCGCCTGGTGCCCCTGCGCAATCTCGGGGCGTGCATCTCGCCAGACAACGCCTGGATTTTCCTCCAGGGCATCGAGACGCTCCCCTTGCGGATGCAGCGCCATAGCGAAAATGCCCTGGCGGTTGCCGAATATTTGCAGCAACACCCGGCAGTTGCCTGGGTCCGGTATCCCGGGTTGCCCGATCACCCCACCCATGCCACAGCCCGGAAGTATCTGCGCCGGGGCTTCGGCGGCATGGTGGTTTTTGGAATCCGGGGCGGCCTCAAGGCCGGAGCGGCCTTCATCGACCATCTGGGACTCTTCTCTCATGTCGCCAACGTCGGCGATGCCAAAAGTCTGGCGATCCACCCGGCCAGCACAACTCACTCCCAACTCACTACGGCGCAGCAGGTCGCAGGCGGGATCACCCCCGATTTGATCCGCCTCTCCATCGGCCTCGAACATCTCGAGGATCTAAAGGCCGATCTCGACCAGGCCTTGGATGCCGCGGTCCAGAGGTCCTGA
- a CDS encoding homoserine O-acetyltransferase produces MVIPADSVGVVQRQTFTFAEPPHEMALDNGGRLGPITLAYECYGALNAARDNAILILHALSGDAHVAGWHHPDDHRPGWWDFMVGHGRPFDIDQYCVICSNVIGGCQGSTGPSSIHPATGRPYALGFPVVTIADMVRAQIQLIDYLGIKRLLCVVGGSMGGMQALQWSIAAPERVAAVIPIATTCRQNAMQIGWNEVGRQAIYADADWCGGDYQRHGKNPARGLATARMLAHITYLSEESMQRKFGRRLRDKEDYGFDFGIDFEVESYLRHQGESFVARFDANSYLYITKAIDYFDLARDYGSLDQAFQNVRARYLILSFTSDWLYPTSQSLELLHLLEKNKKAVTFREFNTWYGHDSFLLPNPEMMQTISRFLAEVYSSRLPR; encoded by the coding sequence ATGGTGATCCCAGCAGATTCCGTCGGCGTCGTCCAGCGCCAAACCTTCACCTTCGCCGAGCCGCCGCACGAAATGGCGCTGGACAATGGTGGGCGTCTTGGTCCGATCACCCTCGCATATGAATGCTATGGCGCGCTCAATGCCGCGCGCGACAACGCCATTCTCATTCTGCATGCCCTCTCGGGGGATGCACACGTCGCCGGCTGGCACCATCCCGACGACCACCGGCCGGGTTGGTGGGATTTCATGGTTGGGCACGGCCGTCCCTTCGATATCGATCAATACTGCGTCATCTGTTCCAACGTCATCGGGGGGTGCCAGGGATCGACCGGCCCCTCTTCAATCCATCCCGCCACCGGCCGACCCTATGCCCTCGGCTTTCCGGTGGTGACTATCGCCGACATGGTCCGCGCCCAGATACAGTTGATCGACTACCTCGGGATCAAGCGCCTGCTCTGTGTGGTCGGGGGCTCAATGGGAGGCATGCAAGCCTTGCAGTGGAGCATCGCCGCCCCGGAACGTGTGGCTGCCGTCATCCCCATTGCCACTACCTGCCGCCAAAACGCCATGCAGATCGGGTGGAACGAGGTCGGCCGTCAGGCCATTTATGCGGATGCGGACTGGTGCGGCGGCGACTATCAGCGTCATGGGAAAAATCCCGCCAGGGGCCTGGCGACGGCGCGCATGCTCGCCCACATCACCTACCTCAGCGAGGAGTCGATGCAGCGTAAATTCGGTCGCAGGCTGCGCGACAAGGAAGACTACGGCTTCGATTTCGGTATCGACTTCGAAGTCGAGAGTTACCTGCGCCACCAGGGCGAAAGCTTCGTCGCCCGCTTCGACGCCAACTCGTATCTCTACATCACCAAAGCCATTGACTATTTCGACTTGGCACGCGATTACGGCTCACTTGATCAGGCCTTCCAAAATGTCCGTGCGCGCTATCTCATCCTTTCCTTCACCTCGGACTGGCTCTATCCCACCTCGCAATCCCTCGAGCTGCTCCACCTCCTCGAAAAAAACAAAAAAGCCGTAACCTTCAGGGAGTTCAACACCTGGTATGGTCACGACTCTTTTTTGCTTCCCAATCCCGAGATGATGCAAACCATCTCCCGCTTTCTCGCCGAAGTCTATTCCAGCCGGCTGCCGCGGTAA
- the bshB1 gene encoding bacillithiol biosynthesis deacetylase BshB1, which yields MNKALDILAFGAHPDDVELMAGGTIIKLVQQGYRLGMISLTAGEMGTRGTPEIRRSEFAAAAEIMGLAMHRMLDIPDGGVSESEENKRKVIESIRTWRPALLFAPYWETRHPDHAHCSNLVREAAFLAGLKKIETGQPHFRPQRLVYYCEHYHFNPSFVVDVSDTFERRLEAIRAYQSQVFNPDAVLADADERTHISSPEYFRSIYARAEYWGGRIGVQYGEPFLIRETLGVKDPFSLLIGARGA from the coding sequence ATGAACAAGGCCTTGGATATATTGGCATTTGGCGCCCATCCCGACGATGTTGAGCTGATGGCGGGCGGGACCATCATCAAGCTGGTGCAGCAGGGATACCGGTTGGGGATGATCTCGCTGACGGCGGGCGAAATGGGCACCCGCGGCACTCCGGAAATTCGCCGCAGTGAGTTCGCCGCGGCGGCGGAGATCATGGGCTTGGCGATGCACCGGATGCTCGACATCCCTGATGGCGGGGTCTCCGAGAGTGAGGAGAACAAGCGCAAGGTCATCGAGTCGATCCGGACTTGGCGACCGGCCCTGCTTTTTGCTCCCTATTGGGAGACGCGCCATCCTGATCATGCCCACTGTTCGAATCTGGTGCGCGAAGCGGCCTTTCTGGCGGGCCTGAAAAAGATCGAAACCGGCCAGCCTCATTTCCGCCCCCAGCGGCTGGTTTATTATTGTGAGCATTATCACTTTAATCCCTCTTTTGTGGTCGATGTCTCCGATACCTTTGAGCGCCGTCTGGAGGCGATCCGCGCCTATCAATCGCAGGTGTTCAATCCGGACGCCGTCCTGGCGGATGCGGACGAGAGGACCCATATCAGCAGCCCCGAGTATTTCCGCTCGATTTATGCGCGGGCCGAGTATTGGGGAGGACGGATCGGGGTGCAGTATGGTGAGCCATTCCTGATCCGCGAGACGCTCGGGGTGAAGGATCCCTTTTCGCTGTTGATTGGCGCGCGCGGGGCGTGA
- the bshC gene encoding bacillithiol biosynthesis cysteine-adding enzyme BshC produces MNSVVPLPPDRLPGLSRLAVDYLIHSPRLLDFFAGDYSSPEAWTQRAAVVLAAEHADRRQVVEVLRRQNQDLGGSDPTLAALRALESPDALAIVTGQQAGLFGGPLYTLYKALTACKLAHHWSRELNRKVVPVFYVVSEDHDFVEVQSAGYLDKDHHFRKVLYAPALPGERIPVGQIVLEEGIAALIAELIGTQSGGEFKAEISGRLAACYQPGDMFGRAFLRWYAWLLQDQGMIFLDPADPELKRLGSPVFRAELEGDLTAMGMQNANARLQALGYHQQLPVQPQRPSIMLLRDGRHGLERVEGGWRNLNRGEILTFDELIGSPEQLSPKAALRPVFEDYLLPTLAYVGGPGEIAYWAQLKEVYAGFGLPMPLVVPRAGFTLVEGKSRRALERFVIDPAAFLAEPEATLAVARERLLPSALASELTQFRDRVQKSWPLLLEHITALDATLQSPAEKTLQQILNGLQQLEHKVTRAAEEKQTSAQAQLQALTEALLPGGQLQERQLNAVPFLCRHGRGLIERLYQSITATDPGHQVYEI; encoded by the coding sequence GTGAATTCCGTGGTCCCGTTGCCGCCGGATCGCCTGCCCGGCTTGAGCCGGTTGGCTGTCGATTATCTGATCCATTCCCCGCGTTTGCTGGATTTTTTTGCCGGTGATTACAGCAGCCCGGAAGCCTGGACACAGCGTGCCGCCGTGGTGCTTGCAGCGGAACATGCGGACCGGCGGCAAGTCGTCGAGGTTTTACGCCGGCAGAACCAGGATCTCGGCGGCAGCGACCCGACTCTGGCCGCCCTCCGGGCCCTTGAATCTCCGGATGCCTTGGCCATCGTCACTGGCCAGCAGGCCGGGCTTTTCGGTGGACCCCTCTATACCCTTTACAAAGCGCTGACCGCCTGCAAGCTGGCGCATCACTGGTCCAGGGAGCTGAACCGGAAGGTCGTGCCGGTCTTCTATGTGGTCTCCGAAGATCATGATTTCGTCGAAGTTCAGAGCGCCGGCTATCTGGACAAGGACCACCACTTTCGAAAGGTTCTCTATGCCCCGGCACTTCCGGGGGAACGCATTCCGGTCGGTCAGATTGTGCTCGAAGAGGGGATCGCAGCGCTTATTGCGGAGCTGATCGGCACCCAGTCCGGCGGCGAGTTCAAGGCCGAGATCTCCGGTAGACTGGCAGCCTGTTACCAGCCAGGAGACATGTTCGGCCGCGCCTTCCTCCGCTGGTATGCCTGGTTACTGCAAGATCAGGGGATGATTTTCCTGGATCCTGCCGATCCGGAACTCAAACGACTGGGATCTCCCGTATTTCGGGCTGAACTGGAAGGCGATCTCACCGCCATGGGGATGCAAAACGCCAACGCCCGGCTGCAGGCCCTGGGGTATCATCAGCAACTCCCGGTGCAGCCACAGCGTCCGAGCATCATGCTGCTCCGCGATGGCCGTCATGGACTGGAACGGGTCGAGGGGGGATGGCGGAATCTCAACCGGGGGGAGATCCTGACCTTTGACGAATTGATCGGTAGTCCCGAGCAACTCAGCCCCAAAGCGGCCTTGCGGCCGGTGTTCGAGGATTACCTGCTGCCCACGCTTGCCTATGTGGGCGGTCCAGGCGAGATCGCCTATTGGGCACAACTCAAGGAGGTTTATGCCGGCTTTGGCTTGCCCATGCCCCTGGTGGTGCCGCGGGCGGGATTTACCCTTGTTGAAGGAAAAAGCCGGCGGGCGTTGGAACGTTTTGTGATCGATCCGGCCGCATTTCTGGCGGAACCCGAAGCGACTCTTGCGGTGGCGCGCGAGCGCCTGTTGCCTTCGGCGTTGGCCAGCGAGTTGACCCAGTTCAGGGATCGCGTCCAGAAGAGCTGGCCCTTGTTGCTGGAGCACATCACCGCCCTTGATGCCACCTTGCAGAGCCCGGCGGAGAAGACCCTTCAGCAAATACTCAATGGTCTGCAGCAGTTGGAGCACAAGGTGACGCGTGCCGCCGAGGAGAAGCAAACCTCGGCGCAGGCGCAGTTACAGGCCCTGACGGAGGCCCTCCTCCCCGGCGGGCAGCTCCAGGAACGGCAGCTCAATGCCGTCCCCTTTCTCTGCCGCCACGGGCGTGGTCTGATCGAACGGCTCTACCAGTCCATAACGGCCACCGATCCGGGACATCAGGTGTACGAAATCTGA
- a CDS encoding HAD-IA family hydrolase, which produces MQAILFDLDGTLVDTAPDVHRAINYARGQLGLPPLPLEEALKAIGPGADRFAATVLGEKQAHLLEPYLEIFRPYYLRICAERSRPFPGIVALLESLRAYRLAVVTNKRLVQSRALLRAIDLDKYFKLLVGPELVHHIKPAPDMILHALDHFGIDPDQALMVGDTDNDLLAAQAAGVACCGVGWGYADSDFLKSLRPDHFIETPEELLPVLAAYNHN; this is translated from the coding sequence GTGCAGGCGATCCTCTTCGATCTCGATGGCACCCTGGTCGATACCGCTCCGGATGTGCACCGCGCCATCAATTATGCCCGGGGACAGCTGGGTCTGCCCCCCCTGCCCCTGGAAGAGGCCCTCAAGGCGATCGGCCCCGGAGCTGACCGCTTTGCCGCCACAGTCCTGGGCGAAAAACAGGCCCACCTGCTCGAACCCTACCTCGAGATCTTCCGCCCCTATTACCTCAGGATTTGCGCGGAACGCAGCCGTCCCTTTCCCGGCATTGTGGCTCTGCTGGAATCCCTCAGGGCGTATCGTCTGGCAGTCGTGACCAACAAACGGCTCGTGCAAAGCCGGGCGCTGCTTAGAGCCATCGATCTCGACAAATACTTTAAATTACTGGTTGGACCGGAGCTGGTCCATCATATCAAGCCTGCCCCGGATATGATTTTGCATGCCTTGGACCACTTTGGCATCGACCCGGATCAGGCGCTCATGGTGGGGGATACTGACAACGATCTCCTCGCTGCCCAGGCTGCCGGTGTCGCCTGCTGCGGCGTCGGCTGGGGCTATGCAGACTCGGATTTTCTCAAGTCCCTGCGTCCGGACCACTTCATCGAAACGCCGGAGGAACTTCTGCCGGTCCTGGCAGCCTATAATCATAATTAA